The genomic region CGCCTTGCCGTAGGCGTCGTCGGGGAACGAGGATGCCACGCCGGCTCCCCGCTCCACCACCACGTCGTACCCCAGGCCGCGCAGTCTCTCCGCGGTGGTCGGAGACGCCGAGACACGGGTCTCGCCCTCGGGTTCGGCGACGATTGCCATGCGGAGCGGAACGTTCATCCGCTCCGATGCGGTGCTGTCCATGTTGATGACGATAGGGGACGAGCACCCGCCGTCGTCAGTGCTCGCGGGTCAGTACTCGCCCTTGATCACGAAGAAGGAGCCCCGGATGACCCCGGCGAGCTTCGACTTCTGCCTCGCGAACTTGAACGCGGCGAGTTCGGCCGGCACCTCCATGCCCTCGCAGAGCTTGAAGCCGACGGCGCGTTTGCCCGCATCGTCGAGCGTGTACATCGCGTTGATCGAGAGCCCCGACTCGTAGAACACGTATGCCATGCGGATGCCCGCCACGACGAACTCGGTCGCCTCCAGCGCAGGGGAGGCGATCTCGATGCCCCGCTCCTCCGAGAGGATGCGGCTCAGCCACTCGACGGTCTCCGGCACCTCATCGGCGGGGGAGACCGTGAACACGTGGTCGTACTTGTTCTTGAAATAACGGGCCTCGTTGGCGCGGAGGCCGGCGAGGGCATCCGCGAACGGGGACGATTCGAGGCCCGTGGTGGAGACGTTCACGAAGTCGACGGCGTAGGGCATGGTTTCTCCTCGATCACTCTTCGTCGTTCGGGTGTGCCTGGATGTAACGCTCGATGCGCCGGTCGGGAATGAGCCACAGAACGGCCACCGCGATGTAGGGCACGAGGCCGAGCCACGGCACCACGAACGCGAGGCCGATGCCGAGCACGTAGAGGAACGGCGAGATCCAGCCCTTCACGTCGCGGCCCAGCGCCTCGCGCAGTCGCTGACCGCCGGGACGTCTGATGATCACCGCCTGCAGGATGGAGTACGCGATCGCGGCACCGAGCAGGTTCACCCCGTAGATGACGGTCGGCACAAGGGCCACCCGGGTCTCCGTGAGCCAGGCCGTCGTGAACGGGTACAGCGAGAGCCAGAACAGCAGATGCAGGTTGGCCCACAGCACGCCGCCGCCCACCTGCGGGTGCAGCTGGAACAGATGGTGGTGGTTGTTCCAGTAGATGCCGATGTAGATGAAGCTCAGCAGATAGGTCAGCAGACCGAGGCCCGTTGTGTGCCACAGCGCGGTGAACGTCTCGCCCTTCGGCACGGCGAGACCGAGCACCATGACCGTGATGACGATGGCGAGCACGCCGTCGCTGAACGCCTCGAGTCGTGATGACCGCATCCCGAAAGCCTATGGTGTGTACAGAGGCGATCGGGGGCGGGGCGATCATGAGTCGGTTCACGGAGCGGCTGAAGAAGCTGGTGCATTGGCCGGAGCGCACGAAGACCCCGGCAGAGCACAAGCAAGAATCACGCTGGGAGGGCGAGGGCGGCGCCCTTCACCCTGATGACGACGAGCAGCACGACTGAGCCGGATCATCTGCCGCTCGCGCCGACGACCCCGGCGACCTCAGCGCGCCTGCGATGCACCGCGAACGGCGTAGCGGTGCATCGTGACCCCGCTGTCGAACACGGCATGCTCGAGAAGGTCGAGCTCGATCACGCGCTCGTGCGCGTCGAACAGCGGCCGGCCCGTGCCCAGGACGGCCGGGTGGGTGAAGAGCAGCAGCTCGTCGAGGATGCCCGCCTCCAGCAGCTGCGTCGCCAGCGTCGCGCCTCCCACCCCGATGTCGCCCGTGGACTCGGCGCGCAACCGGGCGAGCTGGTCGATCGCGTCGTCTCCGCCGACCACGCGCGTGTTGTGGTCAGCGTGATCCCGGGTGCGTGACACGAGCACCTTGGGTGCCGAGGTCCAGATCTCGCCGTACTCGCGCAGCACGTCGGAGAGCGACGCGTCATCGCGCGCAGCGGGCCAGTACGCCTCCATGGTCTCGTAGATCACCCTGCCCTCGACCATCGCCGACAGGGCGCGTGCCCGAGCGTTGAACTCGCGATGCAGCTGTTCGTCGATGCGCAGCCAGTCGCCGCCGCCCTGCTCGCCCGTGGTCCGCTCGATGAACAGGTCGAGCGAGACGTTCATCCAGTACACGAGTCGAGCGGGCATGCGGGCACCTCCGAGTTCGGTCGCCAACCACCCTAAGTCCCTTAATGGGGGTCTGGCCAGGGAAAAAACCGCGTGATAGGCCGGTGCCATCGGTCGTCGACCGGTGACTCACGACGGAGGGTGCTGGCATGAGTGGGAACAACGGCGAAGTCGATCTGGTTCCGAATCCGAACGACAAGGGGGTCAAGGGATCGACGGTGAATCTTCTCTGGCTCATCCTGGTCTGCACCCTGGCCGCGGTCATCGTGATCAGCCTGTTGGCGTCGGTGCTGCTCATCGCGCTGGGGCTCGACGCGAGCCTGATCGTGGGGATCGGATCCGCCGCCCTCACGGGTCTTCTGGGGCTCTTCGTGTCGCCGTCGACCGGAGGCGAGCCGAAACAGGGCTGACTGGCGGGGTCGACCGGGGCCGCGCCAACGGTCGTGACTCGGTAGTCTCAACGCTCGGACACCGCGCCGAACACGTGGCAGGCTCGGGCCGCAGGAGGATCGATGTCACTGGCCGAACTCGTCGCCACACCGCTCGGCTGGCTGCTGCGCGGCAGGAGGGCGGACCCGAGCCGCAGCGTGCAGTTCGCCGACGAGCTCGCGGGCGCCGGCATCCTCACCGTCAGCTCCACGTCGTTCGATGACGGCGCCGCTATCGCGCGCAAGCACTCGGGCGTCGGCCGTGGCCAGAACGTGTCGCCCGAGCTGCACTGGAGCGGGATGCCCGAGGGCACACGGCAGGTGCTCGTGATCATCGAAGACCCGGACGTTCCGCTCGCGCTGCCCGTCGTGCACACGATCGCGCTCGTCGACCCCGCAGGAGACCCCGACGGTGACTTCGGGGATGCGACGAGCGGTTCGCTGCGCGAGGGCGCGCTCACGGTCGGCAATCTCCGCGTGCAGTACGTGCCGGCGTTCCGCGACAGGGTCGGGTACCAGGGACCGCGGCCGCTGCCCGGGCACGGCGTGCATCATTACGGGTTCCACGTGTACGCGCTCGACACGGTGCTGGATGCCGACGCCCTCGCCGGTCTCGACGCGCTGCTTCCGCAGGCGGCCGGCCACGTGCTCGCCGCCGGAGTGCTCACCGGGTGGCAGCGCGGCTGACGCGCGCCGCACGCTTCACGGGTGCACTACAGATGGTCGGCGCGCCGGCCGATGATGACGATGGACGACACCAGCGAGAGCGCGTAGAACGCGAACATCGCCAGTCCCATGTTGAACCCGTTGTCGGTGCCGAGAAGGCCGAGCAGCGGTGCCGAGATGGCAGCGGCGACCAGGGAAGCCGCACCGATCAGCGCAGATGCGACACCCGCGAACTGCGAGTGACCGCTGAGCGCCATGGCCTGGTTGTTCGGCGTGACCAGCTGCTGGAACCCGATGCACAGCCACGACGTGATCGTGACGCCGATCAGCCCGAGCGTCGGCGCTGCGAGCATCATCAGACCGGCGACCACGAGGGCGCCGACGAGTCCGATCACGGCGACCCTGTGCGGCGTCCGGCTGCGCAGCAGACGAGGGCTGATGCGGTTCATGCCGAGCATCACGACGGCGCCTCCGGCCAGGATGAGTCCGTAGACCTGCTGCGAGACGCCGTACCAGTCCTGGGCGACGAAGCTGAGGCCGGAGATGTAGCAGAAGCTCGCCGCCATCATGGCCGCCTGCGACAGCGTCGAACCGACGAAGACACGGTCGCGGCCGAGCGCCTTGACGCCGGTGAGGAAGCCGGCCTGCTCGAGGTGGTGGCGGACATCCCTGGTCTCGGGCAGCGCGATGATGGCCGTCACGGCGAGCGCCGCGGCCATCGCGCCCTGGATGAGGAAGATGCCGTGCCAGTCGGTGTAGAGCAGGAGGGCCGAGCCGATGAGCGGGGCGACGATCGGCGCACCGGTGGCGATGAACATGATGGTCGAGTATCGCTTCG from Humibacter ginsenosidimutans harbors:
- a CDS encoding phage tail protein, yielding MPYAVDFVNVSTTGLESSPFADALAGLRANEARYFKNKYDHVFTVSPADEVPETVEWLSRILSEERGIEIASPALEATEFVVAGIRMAYVFYESGLSINAMYTLDDAGKRAVGFKLCEGMEVPAELAAFKFARQKSKLAGVIRGSFFVIKGEY
- a CDS encoding multidrug effflux MFS transporter; translation: MASSASGTVLMMHADADHSQPGPARSYRGLIILLGIVSALGPMTTDMYLPALPQIAREFSTSEAAVQITLTGSLLGMAVGQIVFGSLSDSFGRRMPLIIGLFAHTAFSVLSALAPSIGWLIVFRALQGAGSAAAPAIAMAIVRDISTGRNASKRYSTIMFIATGAPIVAPLIGSALLLYTDWHGIFLIQGAMAAALAVTAIIALPETRDVRHHLEQAGFLTGVKALGRDRVFVGSTLSQAAMMAASFCYISGLSFVAQDWYGVSQQVYGLILAGGAVVMLGMNRISPRLLRSRTPHRVAVIGLVGALVVAGLMMLAAPTLGLIGVTITSWLCIGFQQLVTPNNQAMALSGHSQFAGVASALIGAASLVAAAISAPLLGLLGTDNGFNMGLAMFAFYALSLVSSIVIIGRRADHL
- a CDS encoding TMEM175 family protein produces the protein MRSSRLEAFSDGVLAIVITVMVLGLAVPKGETFTALWHTTGLGLLTYLLSFIYIGIYWNNHHHLFQLHPQVGGGVLWANLHLLFWLSLYPFTTAWLTETRVALVPTVIYGVNLLGAAIAYSILQAVIIRRPGGQRLREALGRDVKGWISPFLYVLGIGLAFVVPWLGLVPYIAVAVLWLIPDRRIERYIQAHPNDEE
- a CDS encoding dihydrofolate reductase family protein, whose translation is MPARLVYWMNVSLDLFIERTTGEQGGGDWLRIDEQLHREFNARARALSAMVEGRVIYETMEAYWPAARDDASLSDVLREYGEIWTSAPKVLVSRTRDHADHNTRVVGGDDAIDQLARLRAESTGDIGVGGATLATQLLEAGILDELLLFTHPAVLGTGRPLFDAHERVIELDLLEHAVFDSGVTMHRYAVRGASQAR
- a CDS encoding YbhB/YbcL family Raf kinase inhibitor-like protein — protein: MSLAELVATPLGWLLRGRRADPSRSVQFADELAGAGILTVSSTSFDDGAAIARKHSGVGRGQNVSPELHWSGMPEGTRQVLVIIEDPDVPLALPVVHTIALVDPAGDPDGDFGDATSGSLREGALTVGNLRVQYVPAFRDRVGYQGPRPLPGHGVHHYGFHVYALDTVLDADALAGLDALLPQAAGHVLAAGVLTGWQRG